atgtgcctataatgccagctaccaggaggcggaggctacagtgaactgagattgcaccactgcactccagctgggcaacagcgtgagactccgtctcaaaaagaaaattttaagaaattacatatataaactagacaggtgtggtggcaggcacctgtaatcccagcggcttaggaggctgaggcaggataattgcttgaacccaggaggtggaggttgcagtgagccgagatcacgccactgcactccaacctgggtgacagagcgagactccatctccaaaaaaaaaaaaaaaaagcaactatcCAGATGGCAGTGGTCCCAGCAGTTGTGTCTTTCTGAATGTGCTTTAATGAGCACACCCCATTGTACTAAAACAGAACTTTTAGCAAAGGCTGGATGATAGGCGAATGGTAGTGGACTCCTGTCTCTGCTACACAGCGTCCTGTCAGGGGAGGATAAGGAACACGAAGCAGCTCCTGCAGCTCGCACCACAGAGCTCACCCAAACTGAGTCCCTCTGGTTCTGACCACTCCGAGCTGAGTCCCTCTGGTTCTGACCACTCCGAGCTGAGACCCTCTGATACTGACCACTCCAAACTGAGTCCCTCTGGTACTGACCACTCCAAGCTGAGTCCCTCTGGTACTGACCACTCCGAGCTGAGTCCCTCTGGTACTGACCACTCCAAGCTGAGTCCCTCTGGTTCTGACCACTCCGAGCTGAGACCCTCTGATACTGACACCACCAGGCTGGCCTTGACCACCAAGTGGGCATACTGTGGGTCAGAGCACATGTCTGGAGCCCCTGGGGCCATCTGCCTGCTGCCCCTGGGACAAACTGCCCAGCAGCTTGGACTTCTCTGGGAGGCAAGATAATCCCCACCCTGCTGGTGACTAGGGGCTTCAGTTCACTCTGACCCTCCTTCAAACAAGGAGGCGTGCAGAGACAGGAgactcaggctcagagaggtggagtgagctgccaaaggtcacacagcatgGGAGCCTTCACAGCCGTGTCCCAGGCACTGCTtggtctctgagcctcagccaCTGCCCCCCAGGTACCAACTCCTGGACCTCAAATGTGCCCGGGGCGGTAACTGAGTCGCTTCCTCCCGTGGGCCTTCTCTGTAGGTGCGTGGAGATGCTGATCAAGGAGCAGATGAGGAAATACAAAGTGAAGATGGAGGAGATCAGCCaactggaggctgcagagagcatcGCCTTCCGCAGGCTTTCGCTTCTGCGACAAAATGCTGTGAGTACCCGTGATCGCGGGGGCGGGGCCTCTTTGGTGGGCGGGGTCTGGTGCTGGGCAGGGCCTTTGGCGTGGCTTTGTTGCTGGGAAGGTTGTTGGGCGGGGTCTTGGTGGGAGGGGGGCCTTGGGTGGGCGGGACCTCCCATGCCGAGGATGGGACTGGGTAGTGGATGTAGTCTCGGGTAGCCGGGCGGGGCCTCCCTTTCCAGTTCCCCGCCCACTCTTACCACACCCTTGGCCACAGCCATAACCAGCCTGGCTGGGGCCACCGGGCCGTGCAGGCAGGGGCAGACTTACTGCCTTGAACAAAAGACGATGGTCCTCGCTCAGCCTCACTCCAATTGTGTCCCTCTAGGTGAGGCAGGTGGGGGACCAGTTTCCCACTTGCTGGTGGTTCAGGTCATCAGTCCAGCCTTGTCCCTTCTGACCTGGGCCCTCTGCCCCCGGGAAATGTCCCCAGAGCAGAAGAATCAGTCCCACAGTGCAGGGGTGCGTTAGTGGGGAACGGGCTCTGGGCTCCTGTGGGAACCAGGGACCCCCTGTCTTGGTACTGGTCATTGGATGTATCCCCAGCTCATGCCTGTGTCTGTCTTGGCCCATGTGGTCACCCTGTGTTCATCTCTCTCCCAGCTATGGCCTCTCAAACTGGGGTTTTCGTCTCCCTATGAGGGGGTCCTGGTATGTACGCGTTCGGTGGGCCCGCAGTGCATGTCTCCCGGTGCGGTGCATGCTGGAGTTCCCTGGGGCCCCGGGCCCCTCGTAGGATAGACGGAGCCTGTCCTAACTTTCCAGAAGTGCATGCTGGGGAGGCCCCTTGCCTgctgagcctctgtgcccaggaCGACTAATCGGCCACACGACCACCACTCTGTCCCGTGGGATTCCTAGAGAAGTCTCACTAAGAGCCCAGCGCATCCACATCAGAACTAACCTGGGACCTGCTCACACCTCTGGCACTAACCTCGCCCACTCAGAGGAGTCAGTCAGACCCCTTGCTGCTTTCTTTCAGAACAAGAGCCCCAAGGCCCGGGACAGCCAGGGGGAGGAGCTGGAGGTGCtgctggaggaggaggcagccGGTGGCGATGAGGACCGGGAAAAAGAGATTCTCATTGAACGGATCCAGTCCATCAAGGAGGAGAAGCAAGTGGCCCGGTCCCCTCCCTCAGTCCTTCATGTTTAGGGCAAGCTGGAGCGCAGGTTCCATCCCTGGTGGTCCGCTTGGCCTCGCCAGCTTTGGTCCTGTCATCCCTGATACTGGGCAaacaacactttttttcttttttgaaacggagtctcgctttgtcacccagctggagtgcagtggtgcgatctcggctcactgcaacctccgcctcccaggttcaagcgattctctgccttagcctccaagtaactgggactacaggtgcccaccaccacacccagctaattttgtgtttttagcagagacagggtttcagcacattggccaggctggtcttgaactcctgacctcaagtgatcccccaccttggcctcccaaagtgttgggattacaggtgtgagccaccatactcggcctttatttctgagacagggtcttgctctgtcacccaggctggattgtagtgatgcgatcacggttcactgcagccgcAATCGCTTAGGCTCAaggagtcctcccacctcagcctccccagtagctagaaccacaggtgcacatcaccacgcctgcctaattcatttactttttgtagaaCAGGGTctgcctatgttgcccaggctgggttcaaactcctgggctcaagcaatcttcttgcttGGGATGGGGGGAGGTTGGGGACATGGAGTTACATCTAGGAGCAGGACGGCCTGCTCTGTTCCACACTGGCCTGGCACTTTTGGTGGAGTGGCTTTGGACACCACGACGCTTTTTCCTTCAGGGAGGACATCACCTATCGGCTGCCGGAGCTGGACCCAAGGGGCTCAGACGAGGAGAACCTGGACTCGGAGACGTCGGCCAGCACCGAGAGCCTGCTGGAGGAGCGGGCCGGGCGGGGGGCCTCGGAAGGTCAGTATTAAGGTAGCGTCTGCTTTTCTCCTTCCCATCCATCCCAGCAGGCCCCAGGGCGAGGGTCCTCCGACTGCCGGCCCTGAAGCTGCAGTAACCCTGCCATCTGTCTCTCAAAAGGGCCCCCTGCGCCTGCTCTCCCTTGCCCCGGCGCGCCCGCCCCGAGCCCCCTCCCCACCGTGGCTGCCCCTCCACGACGAAGGCCGTCGTCCTTCGTAACGGTCAGAGTGAAGACCCCCCGGCGGACCCCCATCATGCCCACGGCCAACATCAAGctcccaccaggcctgccctcccACCTGCCTTGCTGGGCACCGGGTGCCCGGGAGGTGGCTGCCCCAGTGCGGCGCCGGGAGCCACCTGCCCGCCGCCCGGACCAGGTACATTCCGTGTACATCACGCCCGGGGTACACCTGCCAACGCAGGGCGCCCTGGAGCCCCTAGAAGAGGATGGCCAGCCACCTGGGGCCAAGCGAAGGTACTCAGACCCCCCAAAGTACTGCCTGCCCCCTGCCTCGGGCCAGGCCAATGGCTGAGGGCCACAGCTGACAAAGTCTGCATGTCCGAGGACGGCCCCTGCACTGGAGCTGGGCGCCAGAGCTGCAGAGCTAGTGTTCGGCCCTCAGAGAAGGATCCAGAATCAAAAGCTCAAGAGCGACGTGAGGTGGGCACCGGCCCCAAGTGCAGAGTCaaggcagggagaggccagctGGAGCCAGGCCCCCCTCGCACCCAGCCCCCAAATCACCGACGCACCTGCGGGGAGCGCCACATCTCCGCCTGCAGCCTCACATCTCCCCACTCCCCTTTTGTACGTTTAACCGTTTCTTTGTACGTGGTTTACGTAACTTTAAACTGTAACAGCCTTAATGGAAGACCAAATGgttttttatatgtgtatgtacaaaGTTTTCTATTAACGCTGCCCGTCTCCCTTATAACCTGGACTTGAGCTGTCAGAGCGGAGGCCACTAGGCCCCTGTGCGTCTGAGGCTCAGACCCCTGCTATGGTTGGCTTGGGGTGGCCAGTGGGCTGGGACCCTCCATGAGAGTTTTGGACACTTGGGCCACCTGACCCGTGCCCGTCTGACACATGTCTCCGGGGGACAGCCACCTGGCCAATGTGCATGTGAGGACGTGCTGGAACCTTCTATGGGGGTCTAGGCTATTGGCTGGAGCCAGGACATGAGTCAGGGGCACCACAGACCTCACATGCCAGGGAGACTTGAATGTGGCTGTCACTCTTCCGGACGCCAAGGGCTGCAGGAGGCTGGCTGCTCTTGGCACTACCCACCCCATGTGACAGAACAGGAGCCAGTGACTCAGGACTGCTCACGGACCAGGAGGGCAATGCCTGAAGTCAGACCTCCCTACAGGTCAACAGGGACAACCTGGGGATCTCTGGAGCAGGGCCCTCCTCTCTCAGGCTTGGCCCACTCCCCCAGACACCTGGACACATGGCCACAAATCTGGGACAAAGGGCCCTCCGCACGGCGTGAAATAAAAAGTGCCTGAGAAGTGTGTGCCTGGGATGCCTGCTCATGTGGGATCGGGCTTGGAAGAGCAGGGCCGGGGGATGGGGGTCTGCCCTGTGGCCTCAGCCAAGAAGGGTGCAGGGGATGGTGGAACACTGTCCTCAAAGATCTGTCTTGACCCTCCAGCAAATGGAGCTCCCAGCAGAGCCTCACTTGGCAAGGAGCACCTGCTGTCCTTGGGAGCCTCTCTGGCCTCCCTGTTTCAATGCCCAGTCTCTGGAGCCTAAATGTCAGCTGCAGCCACCACCCATCCATCAGAGGTAGCCAGTTCCCTGTGGGCCCAGCAGGACAGGAACAGATGGGCTCCCAGGCTGCCATCAGATGGGAGTTGTGGGCACTGGCTGGCTGGTGTTGGTTTCGGGGGCCCTGAAGAACCCAAGTCCAGACTGCACATGCCAGAGGTTGAGGggcttgtccaaggccacacagctgggagGGGCATGGCTGGGATTTAGACTCTGCCCTGCCAGCCTCTAGAGGCCCCTTTGATGGGCCCTGGGTTTGGTCTCCAtggttgtggggtttttttgtttctttgtttttttgaaacatggtctctgtcgcccaggcgggagtgcagttcgcacgatctcagcccactgcagcctccacctcccaggttcaagcgattctcctgcctcagcctcccgagtagctgagattacaggtgtgcaccaccacgcctggctaatttttgtattttttgatagacagggtttcaccatgttggccaggctgctccaaactcctgacctccagtgatccacccacctcaccctcccaaagtgctgggattgcaggcatgagccaccacacccagccctccattgtatttttcttttttttttttttttgagatggattcttgctctgttgcccaagctggagtgcaatggcgcaatcttggctcactgcaacatctgcctcctggattcaagcgatttgcctgcctcagcttcccaagtagctgggatcacaggcacccaccatcacacccagctaatttttgtatttttagtagagacggggtttcaccatgttggccaggctggtctcaaactcctgacctcagttgatcacctgcctcagcctccctaagtgctgggattacaggcgtgagccactgcgcccatccgTCTATGGTATTTTTCAAGGACATCAGGCCCACTGGTGTGACCAAGGTACAGATGATCTAAGGTATGGGAAAACATGAGGGCTGCATGCCAGGCCCTGGTCCCTGTGAAGCCCCCACCCTCATCCTCTCACTCCAGAAGCGTGGCACTGCAGGCATAGGGGTACTCAGCTTCCAGGTAATGAGGTGGGCTGGGAAGGGGTTCTCTCCACGGGGGTCTGGGCCTTAGGGGGGACCCAGCCCCACCTTGCTCACTCTGAGGCAGAGCTGCCCCATATCACCCTTGAGGCAGGTACTGTCACACTGTACATTTCCCGGGGGAAGAAACGGATCAAGAAAAGTTAAACTCGCCCAGGGCCGGGGATGGAATCAGAGCTGGAGCTGTGACCTGGAAGCTCATAACCACAATACAGATGAGCCCCGCTGAGGTGGGGGAAGCCTTGGATTCCTGAATTCCAGGCTAGAGCCCCTCCTACAAGAGAAATCGGGAAGGGCGCGCGGAGGTGAAACAGCTCCGACTGGGAAGAATCCAGGTagtagtggggtggggggaggtacTTCGAGCAAGCAAAACAGAACAAGAGGGCACAGTGCAGGGGGGGTCTGACACCCGAAGATCCCGGTCGTCCTATCATTCCCGAAGGGTTAACACGCTCTCGAAGAAAAGGAAGTGATTCGCCTGAGTAAGAAAGAATGGGGTGGCGCctctcctatttttttaaaatagaggtaGGGTCGCGCTATATTGCCcgggctggcctcgaactcctggcttcaagcaatcctttccCAACTccgcctcctaaaatgctggcattacagccCTGAGGCAGCGCGCCCGGCCCAGCGCCCCGCCTCAAAACAAGGTATTACTTCTGCTCCAAACAAAGATGGGCCAGCGAACTGGAGCAGGCGAAACATCCGCCCGGAAGGCCACTTGAAGGCACTTCCGCCCTCTCTTAACATGGCGCCGGCGGAAGGGGCGGGGTAGGGCCGGGCGATAATGGCGGCGTCGAGGCTGGAGCTGAACCTGGTGCGGCTACTATCCCGCTGCGAGGCGATGGCAGCGGAGAAACGGGACCCGGACGAGTGGCGCCTGGAGAAGGTGAGGGGATCTCGCACTGCCGCGTAGAGTCCGACTCCCGGGGGGTGGTTCCTAGGGTTGGAAGCCACCTAGCCGGACTCCCCTGCCCCAGTAGCCTCTCGGGCAGCGCCCTTTCCGGTCAGTCCCGCCACGTCTACCTGTAGCTTCCGCCCCCGTCCCTGGGACTCCGCCCCTCCCCCACTGGCCCCGCCTCCTTTGCGCTTGACCCCTCCCATTTGTCGGCCCCGCCCCCCACTCCCATGAGCAGGACGTGGGAACGACCCCCGGGTGACAATCCACTTTTCCTCCCCAGTACGTGGGAGCCCTGGAGGACATGTTGCAGGCCCTGAAGGTCCACGCGAGGTGAGTGCAGGCAGCCTTACTGCTTTCACATCAGCACGTGGCTATTCTGGGACATCCCAGTACCGCTGTCCCAGCTGGGACCCTTCCCTGAGCTGGGGACCATggacaggttttctttttcttcttcctacctCCCAGCAAACCGGCCTCTGAGGTGATCAATGAATATTCCTGGAAGGTGGATTTTCTGAAGGGGATGCTGCAAGCCGAGAAGCTGGTGAGAAGGGGTGCCCCTCCCCCTCAGCCCCCATCACTGCTCACTTTCGTCCCCAGGACCTGCCCCTCCAGTGACTTCTCTTCCCACATTTCTGCAGACCTCCTCCTCAGAGAAAGCACTGGCCAACCAGTTCCTGGCCCCTGGCCGTGTGCCAACCACAGCCAGAGAGCGAGTGCCCGCCACAAAGACGGTGCATCTGCAGTCACGGGCGCGGTACACCAGCGAGATGCGGAGTGAGCTACTAGGCACGGTAGGGCTCCTTTCCTGGTCCCTGGGAACCCCTTGGACAGGGACGGGGGTTCTATGCCTGCAGGCAGCCGGAACCACAATACTGTCAGATACAGGGGCTCTGAGGGGGTCCAGCAATCGCTTCCCTGGGTCATCACACAAGGCCGCCCAACAGAGGGGCACTGTGGCTAAGGCTTTGCTAGATGAATAGCAAATTTGGTACAAGGCAAAAATGGAACGTGTCAGGTTAAGCCCCAGAGTTGGCCCAAGAGCAGGGTTTGAGTCCTGGCTTGCAACTTACAAGACACGAaagtttcttcagctgtaaaagAAGATGACAAGTTCCTTTCTGAGCACTTTATGTGGATCAGCTCAATCTTTTAAAATACGAgttgttggccgggtgcggtggctcacgcctgtaatccctgcactttgggaggccgaggcgggcggatcacgaggtcaggagatcgagaccatcctggctaacacggtgaaaccccgtctctactaaaatacaaaaaattagccgggcgcggtggcgggcgcctgtagtcccagctactccggaggctgaggcaggagaatggcgcgaacccgggaggcggagcttgcagtgagccgagatggtgccactgcactccagcctgggagacagagtgaagactccgcctcaaaaaaaaaataaaataaaaaaataaaataaaataaaataaaataaaatatgagttgTTGTGGCggggcgcggcagctcacgcctgtaatcccagcactttggaggccaaggcgggcagatcatttgaggtctcgagttagagaccagcctgaccaacatggagaaaccccgtctttactaaaaatacaaaattagctgggcgtggtggcacatgcctgtaatcccagctactcaagaggctgaggcaggagaatcgcttgaacctgggaggcagaggtagcggtgagccaagattgagccattgcactccagcctgggcaataagagcaaaactccatctcaaaaaatatatatatatgagtggtTGTTACCagtttatagttgaggaaacaggctcagaggtCATGGGATTTCCCCATGTCCCGACTGAAGGTGAAAAGGTTGAGATCAGAAGGGACAGGTTTGGGAACAAGACAAGGGGGGTGACTTCAtggcatttacttttttttttttttttgagatggagattcactcttgttgccgaggctggagtgcagtggggcgatctcggctcactgcaacctccgcctcctggtttcaagagattcttctgcctcagcctcctgagccatgGAATCACAGGCACccctaccacacctggctaattttttgtatttttagtagagatggggtttcattacgttggccaggctggtctcgaactcctgacctcaggtgacctgcccacctcggcctcccaaagtgctgggagtgagccaccgcacccagtctcaTGCCACTTACTTCTTTCCACAGGACTCTGCAGGTGAGTCACCATGAACACAACAGGACTTGAGGGCCAGCTGCCTAGGACAAGACATACATCCTTGCTGCCCTGgggcctccatgcccagcctgacTCCAACAGCAACATAACCAAATTACACGTGGAGGAAGAGCCAGGACAGAGGAAATGACCCCGAGAGGAAACAGAGCTAGGCACtcctgccgggcacagtggctcacacctgtaatcccggcaatttgggaggctgaggcaggtggatcacttgaggtcaggagtttgagaccagcctggccaacatgaccaaaccttgtctctactaaaaaaacagaaCTTAGCCGGATGCAGTGCCgcctgtctgtagtcccaactcctcaggaggctgaggcaggagaattgcttgaacccaggaggtggaggtcgcaatgagctgagatcacaccactgcactccagccagggtgatacagcaagactccctctcaaaaaaaaaaaaggaaaaaaattagccaggcgtggtgacgcacacctatagtcccagctatttggggggctgaggcaggaggattgcttgaggctgggagggggaggttgcagtgagctgagatcgcgccagtgcactccagcgtggttgacagagaaagactctatctcaaaaataagcaaatagatAAATTTGTTAAAGCTAGGCACGCCCAGCCTATGGGACCAAGGCTAGGCTGGAGGGAGGGATCTGGGGTCTGAGGGAAATGAGACAGGAGTAAGGAGACTCTCCTAGAAGAGGGGGTATTCAAGCATGGTCAGAAGCCAAAGGGGCAGCAGACAAGATGAGGAAACAACATTCCAAACAGTAGGCCCAGCACAGGCAATGGTTAGGATGCCAGAAACAGGAAACAAACACTTGCCTTTTTGCTTGGCCTGTTTTGCTTTCAGAGCCTGAGATGGACGTAAGGAAGAGAACGTGAGTGTCTGCGGCCCTGGGGCAGTAGTGGCAATTGGGTGGTGCGGCAGGGACAGGGTGGCACTGGCCAAACCCTGGACCACTGAGGCACTACCACAAGGATCTAAACGAACCAGAAGCCACTTCTGTGGATGCTCTTCGCAGAAGTCAAAgtaggccagacgcagtggcacacgcccataatcccaacactttgggaaactgaggcagacggatcacctgaggcgaggagttcaagaccagcctggccaacatggcaaaaccctgtctctactaaaaatacaaaaaattagccgggtatggtggcgggcgcctgtagtcccagctactcgggaagctgaggcaggggaatctcctgaacccaacaggcggaggttgcagtgggccgagatggtgccattgcactccggcctgggcaacagagtgaaactcagtcaaaaaaaaaaaaagagagctggatgcagtggctcacgcctgtaatcccagcactttgggaggccaaggcgggtggatcacctgaagtcaggagttcgagaccagtctgaccaatatggtgaaaccccatctctactaaaaacaccaaattagccaggtgtggtggcaggcacctgtcatcccagctacttgggaggctgaggcaagaaaatcgcttgaacccgggtggcagaggttgcagttagctgagatggtgccattgcactccagcctgggtgacaagggcgaaactctgtcccaaaaaaaaaagtcaaagcagaggaggggaaactgagtcccacgCAGGGCTGTGGCTGAAGCCATGACCTTTGGCTTGCTTTGAAAATGTGttggtcggccgggcgcggtggctcatgcctgtaatcccagcactttgggaggctcaggcgagcggatcacgaggtcaagagattgagaccatcctggccaacatggtgaaacctcgtctctattaaaaatataaaaaaattagctgggcatggtggcgggtccctgtaatcccagctactcaggaggctgagggaggagaatcgcttgaacccaggaggtggaggttgcagtgagctgagatcacgccattgcactccagcctgggcgacagagcgagacgctgtctcaaaaaaaaaaaaacaagaaaatgtattGGTCTTCTCCTCTTTCCCACTCCATCTCTCATGCCCTCCTCCCACCATGTGTGAGATCAGTGGAGTGGCAGGGTCCCAGCCAGTGAGTGAGAAGCAGTCGGCAGCTGAGCTAGACCTCGTCCTGCAGCGACATCAGAATCTCCAGGAAAAGCTGGCGGAAGAGATGCTAGGACTGGCCCGGAGCCTCAAGACCAATACGCTGGCCGCCCAGAGTATCATCAAGAAGGACAACCAGGTGTGGAGACTGGGGGAGCTCTCCAGCCTCTGCCCTGGGGcatcagagaaggcttcccagCACAGGAGCATGGTGGCTGGGGCTTTGTGGGATGAATAGGAGTTTTGTAGAAGGCAACAATCGCATTCCCTGCAGAGGGCACAGCACCAGCAAGCGACAAGAGGTGCAGGCCAGCCCCAGGGAAGTAGAGAGAAGCTATTCAGGCCCCAGTCCTGTTGACACCCTTTCCACCTTCCCCGCAGACCCTGTCACACTCACTGAAAATGGCAGACCAGAACCTGGAGAAGCTGAAGACAGAGTCAGAGCGGCTGGAGCAGCACACACAGAAGTCAGTCAACTGGTTCCTCTGGGCCATGCTCATTATCGTCTGCTTCATCTTCATTAGTATGATCCTCTTCATTCGAATCATGCCCAAACTCAAATAAAGACCCCCGCCCACCTTGTCTGTCTTCCTTCTGTCCCCTGTCCCCATCCAGCAATGCCTTTCAGGGTGGGCAATGAGATGGGAGGGTCTTTGGAGGTCCCTGAAGAGCCACAGAGAGTGTGTGAGCAGGGAAAGAAGAACCTCAGCGCCAgatgcgggggctcacgcctggaatcccagcactttgggaggccaaggcaggtggatcacttgaggccaggagttcgagaccagcctggccaatgtggtgaaaacccgtctctaccaaaaaatacaaaactcaggcgggcatggtggcacatgcctgtagtcccagctacttgggaggcttaggcacgaaaatcgcttgaacccaggaagtggaggttgcagcgagccgagatcgcggtactgtactccaacctgagcaacagagcaagactctattgcagaaaaaaaaacagaaaaagtcagGCTGGCAGGTGGTGACTCATCA
The sequence above is a segment of the Macaca nemestrina isolate mMacNem1 chromosome 20, mMacNem.hap1, whole genome shotgun sequence genome. Coding sequences within it:
- the LOC105491340 gene encoding vesicle transport protein USE1 — protein: MAASRLELNLVRLLSRCEAMAAEKRDPDEWRLEKYVGALEDMLQALKVHASKPASEVINEYSWKVDFLKGMLQAEKLTSSSEKALANQFLAPGRVPTTARERVPATKTVHLQSRARYTSEMRSELLGTDSAEPEMDVRKRTGVAGSQPVSEKQSAAELDLVLQRHQNLQEKLAEEMLGLARSLKTNTLAAQSIIKKDNQTLSHSLKMADQNLEKLKTESERLEQHTQKSVNWFLWAMLIIVCFIFISMILFIRIMPKLK